A single genomic interval of Lucilia cuprina isolate Lc7/37 chromosome 2, ASM2204524v1, whole genome shotgun sequence harbors:
- the LOC111685839 gene encoding uncharacterized protein LOC111685839 has product MEANKICTFFMLIFLIQISVTYTKPVKDTYQFYDTSEEDRNTRTNPTTKQKLLLFTYDNFISLGLQYANNADVVSNRILNDESLSGNTNAEILEFKTKLKEFVEKYESSRNFRMVWNIIAMYTDAVDKYFHIAEDKITPENNYILELLKKHKGSDVATRFLAEFKKFENNFVSMFEEHKEHLEKPMLDWYEKFKTFNNTEKKIDAFSGFFELFKKEM; this is encoded by the exons ATGGAGGCAAATaaaatttgcacattttttatgttgatatttttaatacag ATATCTGTGACATATACTAAACCCGTAAAAGATACCTATCAATTCTATGATACTTCTGAAGAAGATAGAAATACTAGAACAAATCcaacaactaaacaaaaacttttactcTTTACATATGATAATTTCATATCATTGGGCCTACAGTATGCTAACAATGCCGATGTAGTAAGTAATCGTATTTTGAATGATGAATCCCTGTCGGGCAATACTAATGCCGAAATTTTAGAGttcaaaactaaactaaaagagTTTGTGGAAAAATATGAATCAAGTAGAAATTTTCGCATGGTGTGGAATATAATTGCTATGTATACAGATGCCGTTGATAAGTATTTTCATATTGCTGAGGATAAGATCACTCCTGAAAACAATTATATCTTGGAACTTCTAAAGAAACACAAAGGCAGTGATGTAGCCACTAGATTCTTAGCTGAGTTTAAGAAATTTGAGAATAATTTTGTTAGTATGTTCGAGGAGCATAAGGAGCACTTGGAGAAGCCCATGTTGGATTGGtatgaaaagtttaaaacttttaataatactGAGAAAAAAATTGACGCTTTTAGCGGATTTTTTGAATTGTTCAAGAAGGAgatgtaa
- the LOC111685838 gene encoding uncharacterized protein LOC111685838, whose product MRTYQIFAIYLIFSLTPTTFGRNTINFNDVEEQVLSNTTPRKPVLVYAFDNLSSLGKEYIARGVEISRNILKDEELIANDKPEVETFKNNLKQFVEKYDNSRRDVQDIWILIENFGDIWQKYYKMPEDEKSPEAKFILDILNKYGCESNNREFINKFHVFADGFIAKFEESKDQMDKGSVAWLEEFKASTEFSKKFAAVLEYVIIMG is encoded by the exons ATGCGGACATatcaaatatttgcaatatatcTCATATTCAGTCTAACGCCA ACAACTTTTGGCAGAAatactataaattttaatgatgtCGAAGAACAAGTACTCTCTAATACAACACCACGAAAACCAGTTTTAGTTTATGCCTTCGACAACCTCTCATCATTAGGCAAGGAATATATTGCCCGTGGTGTAGAAATCTCTCGTAATATTCTCAAAGATGAGGAACTCATCGCAAATGATAAACCTGAAgtagaaacatttaaaaataatttaaaacaatttgttgaaaaatatgatAACTCAAGGAGAGACGTGCAGGATATCtggattttaatagaaaattttggtgatatttggcaaaaatattataaaatgccTGAGGATGAGAAGTCGCCAGAAGCGAAATTTATTTTggatatattaaacaaatacggTTGTGAAAGTAACAATAgagaatttattaataaattccaTGTATTTGCCGATGGTTTTATTGCGAAATTTGAAGAGTCTAAGGATCAGATGGATAAAGGTTCGGTGGCATGGTTGGAAGAGTTTAAGGCCTCAACtgaatttagcaaaaaatttgCTGCAGTCCTGGAATATGTTATAATAATGGGttaa
- the LOC111685855 gene encoding uncharacterized protein LOC111685855: MTGLKIYNLFFLIITAKNILCQSTQYSAEELKIIDELKTSTNIADKLKYSIIENLNIIPQHYITSAANATQYLLKDQTLQDNSEPEVLEFKKNLTQYLDKHAPSMANIQASYTAMIDFGQMINPYYELSENELTPETKLIIKLMNKYNCKTIAGNMSDHYEKFLLDVSKMLEENKTHMDKP, encoded by the exons ATGACGGGTCTTAAAATCTATAACCTATTCTTTCTTATAATCACAGCGAaa AACATTTTATGCCAATCGACCCAATACTCTGCGGAGGAGTTAAAGATTATAGATGAATTAAAAACCAGCACAAATATTGctgataaattgaaatattctataatagaaaatttaaacatcATACCTCAACACTATATAACCAGTGCTGCCAATGCCACACAATATTTACTTAAAGATCAAACATTACAGGACAATAGTGAACCAGAAGTTTtggaatttaaaaagaatttaacccAGTATTTGGATAAACATGCTCCCTCAATGGCCAATATACAAGCAAGTTATACAGCAATGATTGATTTTGGACAAATGATCAACCCATATTATGAACTTTCCGAAAATGAGTTAACACCAGaaactaaattaattattaaactcATGAATAAATACAATTGTAAAACTATAGCCGGAAATATGAGCGATCATTACGAGAAGTTCTTGCTGGACGTTAGTAAAATGttagaagaaaacaaaaccCATATGGATAAACCCTAA